From one Lysinibacillus sp. G4S2 genomic stretch:
- the cas5c gene encoding type I-C CRISPR-associated protein Cas5c encodes MRNQIEFEVYGSYALFTDPLMKLGGEKMTTQIPSYQALKGIVESIYWKPSIIWYIDEIRVMNAIRMESKGVRPIDMSGGNTLANYSYLRDVRYQVKAHFEFNKNRMDLEQDFNENKHHNVAKRCVEKGGRRDVFLGARECQAYVEPCDFGAGEGFYDNYDEVHFGTMVHGLNYPDETGRNMLETRLWQPRMKNGYISFIRPDECSLVRPIKEMHAKSFILGESMTAVEDEYEELEVKK; translated from the coding sequence ATACGAAATCAAATTGAATTTGAAGTATATGGTTCTTATGCATTATTTACAGACCCACTTATGAAGCTAGGTGGTGAAAAGATGACGACACAAATTCCTAGCTACCAAGCACTTAAAGGGATCGTGGAATCGATTTACTGGAAACCATCTATCATTTGGTATATTGATGAAATTCGTGTAATGAATGCTATTCGAATGGAATCGAAGGGTGTACGACCGATTGATATGTCGGGGGGGAATACGCTTGCCAATTACAGTTATTTGCGAGATGTACGTTATCAAGTAAAGGCACATTTTGAGTTTAATAAAAATCGAATGGATTTAGAGCAAGACTTCAACGAGAATAAACATCACAATGTAGCCAAGCGTTGTGTCGAAAAGGGTGGACGTCGTGATGTCTTTTTAGGAGCAAGGGAATGTCAGGCTTATGTAGAGCCGTGTGATTTTGGTGCTGGAGAAGGTTTTTATGATAATTATGATGAGGTGCATTTTGGTACGATGGTGCATGGCTTAAATTATCCTGATGAAACAGGACGTAATATGCTTGAAACAAGACTTTGGCAACCTAGAATGAAAAACGGTTATATTTCTTTTATTCGTCCAGATGAATGTTCGCTTGTCCGTCCAATTAAGGAAATGCATGCAAAATCGTTTATTTTAGGAGAATCAATGACAGCTGTGGAGGATGAATACGAGGAGCTGGAGGTGAAAAAATGA
- the cas7c gene encoding type I-C CRISPR-associated protein Cas7/Csd2, with the protein MTTLDHKIDFAVVFSVQNANPNGDPLNGNRPRQNYDGYGEVSDVCIKRKLRNRLQDMGEAIFVQSDDRNNDGFKSLNDRVDAIPELKKIKADKKGNADVYATIASNTWFDVRAFGQVFAFKGDSLSVGVRGPVSIHPAISLAPIDITSIQITKSVNSVTGDKKGSDTMGMKHRVDFGIYKFFGSINTQLAEKTGFTNDDADRLKEALITLFENDASSARPEGSLEVHKVIWWEHNSKLGQYSSAKVHRSLKVEGESIADLTILVAPLEGLKVNELDGK; encoded by the coding sequence ATGACAACATTAGATCATAAAATTGATTTTGCGGTTGTATTTTCTGTACAAAATGCCAATCCAAATGGTGATCCATTAAATGGAAATCGGCCGCGTCAAAATTACGATGGTTATGGTGAAGTATCAGATGTTTGTATTAAGCGTAAATTACGCAACCGCCTACAAGATATGGGGGAAGCAATTTTTGTACAATCTGATGATCGTAATAATGATGGCTTTAAAAGTTTAAACGATCGTGTAGATGCGATCCCAGAGCTTAAAAAGATTAAGGCTGATAAAAAAGGCAATGCAGATGTGTATGCAACGATTGCAAGTAATACTTGGTTTGATGTACGTGCATTTGGGCAAGTATTTGCTTTTAAAGGAGATTCTTTGTCTGTCGGTGTACGTGGTCCAGTATCTATTCATCCAGCGATTAGTCTTGCTCCAATCGACATTACAAGTATTCAAATTACAAAAAGTGTAAATTCTGTGACGGGCGATAAAAAAGGCTCTGATACAATGGGTATGAAGCATCGAGTTGATTTTGGTATCTATAAGTTTTTTGGGAGTATTAATACACAATTGGCTGAGAAAACAGGCTTTACAAATGATGATGCTGATAGATTAAAAGAAGCATTAATTACATTATTTGAAAACGATGCTTCCTCTGCTCGTCCAGAAGGATCGCTAGAAGTACATAAAGTGATTTGGTGGGAGCATAATTCAAAACTTGGCCAATACTCATCAGCTAAAGTTCACCGTTCATTAAAGGTAGAAGGGGAATCTATAGCTGATTTAACAATCTTAGTTGCGCCATTAGAAGGGCTGAAGGTAAATGAGCTGGACGGTAAGTGA
- a CDS encoding phosphoglycerate mutase family protein, translating to MDLVFIRHGQGEHTLDIPKSLQIKDPPLTAKGEKQAKLLRNQFPLTNDDILIISPTRRTLQTAFMWSENIDCRKIVSPLVSPRIFPIIPDKNTLPCDKIIDLEIIQNDFPTFEIDTNVPLDLWSANCKIRLDTV from the coding sequence ATGGACCTGGTATTTATTCGTCACGGTCAAGGTGAACATACATTAGATATACCAAAAAGTTTACAGATAAAAGACCCTCCATTAACAGCTAAAGGGGAGAAACAAGCAAAACTATTAAGAAATCAATTCCCTTTAACAAATGATGATATTTTAATCATAAGTCCTACTAGAAGAACTCTGCAAACTGCATTTATGTGGAGTGAAAATATAGATTGTCGTAAGATTGTAAGTCCTTTAGTTTCTCCGCGAATTTTTCCTATTATTCCAGATAAAAACACATTGCCTTGTGATAAAATAATTGATTTAGAGATAATTCAAAATGATTTTCCAACTTTCGAAATTGACACTAATGTTCCCCTAGATTTATGGTCGGCGAATTGTAAAATCAGATTAGACACTGTATAA
- the aac(6') gene encoding aminoglycoside 6'-N-acetyltransferase gives MIKQAVMEDVQTTALLALQLWPNHMLEEFGEEMGQLINAENAAIFIAYEDDEAVGFAQCQLRTDYVEGTNSNPVGYLEGLFVKEQNRQKGFAKLLVESCEQWAKRKGCIEFASDCELQNLESLAVHLKLGFTEANRIICFKKEL, from the coding sequence ATGATTAAACAAGCAGTTATGGAAGATGTGCAAACAACAGCATTATTAGCACTACAACTTTGGCCAAATCATATGTTAGAAGAGTTTGGCGAGGAGATGGGGCAACTAATTAACGCAGAAAACGCTGCGATCTTTATTGCCTATGAGGATGATGAAGCAGTCGGTTTTGCACAATGTCAACTCCGAACAGATTATGTCGAAGGTACCAACTCAAACCCAGTCGGCTACTTAGAAGGACTCTTCGTAAAAGAACAAAATCGACAGAAAGGCTTTGCGAAGCTACTTGTCGAGAGTTGTGAGCAGTGGGCTAAACGTAAGGGATGTATTGAATTTGCGAGCGATTGTGAATTACAAAATCTCGAAAGTCTAGCCGTCCATCTTAAACTAGGCTTCACAGAGGCTAACCGCATTATTTGTTTTAAGAAGGAATTATAA
- a CDS encoding IS30 family transposase has product MQKKLNIKGTQKKPRLTEIQRGKLEAYLDEGNLSKAEIARRLGVCRATIYNEIKRGTTTQVRIVNSKRIYTTKYFATTGQAITERNVARSRNPLKVKRVSAFLEYADQLMKEKEWSPDAVVGRTLLDGKFRREEMVCAKTLYAYIDLRLLKTRNSDLVSKTSRKTKTVRRARKNIKCLGESIEKRPQHIETREEFGHFEIDSVIGRKDKEDDVLLTLIERKTRREFIFKMDGKDADSVNYAIETILKNFGELAPKLFKSITADNGSEFSELAEKCQELMGIYFTHPYSSWERGTNENHNRMIRRWLPKGTSIENYSRSYIQSVEDKMNHLPRRIHGFKTPHEMFEEELKRLRESA; this is encoded by the coding sequence ATGCAAAAAAAGCTTAACATAAAAGGAACTCAAAAGAAACCCAGACTTACTGAAATTCAACGTGGAAAGTTAGAAGCTTACCTTGATGAAGGGAATTTATCAAAAGCTGAGATTGCCCGTAGATTGGGTGTTTGTCGTGCTACTATATATAACGAAATCAAGCGTGGAACTACTACACAAGTGAGGATAGTAAATAGTAAACGAATCTATACCACGAAGTACTTCGCTACAACGGGTCAAGCAATCACTGAACGAAATGTGGCTCGTTCTCGTAACCCTTTGAAGGTGAAGCGAGTATCGGCTTTTCTAGAATACGCAGATCAATTAATGAAGGAAAAGGAGTGGTCTCCAGACGCTGTTGTTGGTCGTACATTGCTTGATGGTAAGTTTCGTCGTGAAGAAATGGTTTGCGCAAAAACTCTTTATGCGTATATAGATCTTAGGTTGTTGAAAACTAGAAATTCTGACTTAGTTTCCAAGACATCGCGTAAAACAAAGACAGTACGTAGGGCTAGAAAAAATATAAAATGTTTAGGCGAAAGTATTGAAAAACGCCCACAGCACATTGAAACACGAGAGGAATTTGGTCATTTTGAAATCGATTCAGTGATCGGTAGAAAAGACAAAGAAGATGATGTTTTATTAACACTGATCGAACGGAAAACGCGTCGAGAATTTATTTTCAAAATGGACGGTAAGGATGCGGATTCCGTGAACTATGCGATTGAAACCATTCTAAAGAATTTTGGGGAGTTAGCACCTAAACTATTCAAATCCATTACAGCAGATAACGGGAGTGAGTTTTCAGAGCTTGCGGAAAAATGCCAAGAGTTGATGGGGATTTACTTCACACACCCCTACTCATCATGGGAGCGAGGAACAAATGAAAACCACAATAGAATGATTCGTAGATGGTTACCAAAAGGAACGTCCATAGAGAACTACAGTAGATCTTACATCCAATCTGTAGAAGATAAAATGAACCACTTGCCACGACGAATACATGGATTCAAAACACCGCATGAGATGTTTGAGGAAGAATTAAAGAGATTAAGAGAATCAGCGTAA
- a CDS encoding DNA-3-methyladenine glycosylase I, translated as MKRCEWVKLDEPLYVEYHDKEWGKPVYDDQHLFEMLCLEGAQAGLSWWTILQKREGYRAVFDQFDASKIVLYTEDKLQELSQDSRIVRNKLKIASVVTNAQAFLRIQEEYGSFSKYIWGFVDHQPIINEWSSIGDVPATTEISERMSKQLKKDGFKFVGSTICYSFMQATGMVNDHVLDCFCRSENLDDEI; from the coding sequence ATGAAAAGATGTGAATGGGTCAAGCTAGATGAACCTTTATATGTTGAGTATCATGACAAGGAATGGGGCAAACCCGTCTATGATGATCAGCATTTATTTGAGATGCTCTGTTTAGAAGGGGCACAGGCTGGACTTAGCTGGTGGACAATCCTACAAAAGAGAGAGGGCTATCGGGCTGTTTTCGACCAATTCGATGCTTCGAAAATCGTACTCTATACGGAGGACAAGCTACAGGAGCTTAGTCAGGATTCTCGTATCGTGCGAAATAAATTAAAAATTGCAAGTGTCGTGACGAATGCTCAAGCTTTTTTACGAATACAAGAGGAATATGGGTCGTTCTCTAAATATATTTGGGGCTTTGTGGATCATCAGCCTATCATCAATGAATGGTCGTCAATAGGTGATGTGCCTGCTACAACGGAGATTAGTGAACGAATGAGTAAGCAATTAAAAAAAGATGGCTTTAAATTTGTTGGTAGTACCATTTGTTATTCATTTATGCAGGCAACAGGGATGGTTAATGATCATGTCCTAGATTGCTTTTGTCGTAGTGAGAACTTAGATGATGAAATTTGA
- the cas8c gene encoding type I-C CRISPR-associated protein Cas8c/Csd1, with amino-acid sequence MSYLRALYKTYEENEAQVGEIFSKETKDKKVLEYTLLPISHTTQTAHIEMIINLEGTLYDAKVIEKINTILPFTESSGSRSGKNYVSHMLQDKLMYVAGDYVAFTQEEDKKDAHLYYLEQLGEWCNSPYSHPHVQAIYEYVKKGTLIQDLVECSILHLTDAGLLRSKWDTKQDGDKPPIFQMLAGAQESAFVRFNVHVPGDVIDPVWSNKDIYNAYSQFYNTKLQESDICYVTGEYLPFTVRHPNKLRNSGDKAKLISANDGTGFTYRGRFKDSFEAANISYDVSQKAHNALKWLIERQGKHVDGRIFLVWGSKNPDMPYVADDLSSDVFKGLNFFLEQRDAMLLQKADTKKVLADQHSQIISGIKKNMDIQEHDDEKVYILTLDAATPGRLAVLYYRDLDIKEYFAKLLIWHEDCSWRHTRKKNDEWVQYFGSPSFYTIAHAAYGPRPSDKIVKSVMERMLPCILDGRKIPIDIVRSSITRASNPQFYNQAWEWEQVLGVACSLAKKHYYDKEEEVYTVALDTTNPERDYLFGRLLAVADVLERNALGKEENRPTNALRYMNAFSRHPARTWSTIQRNLQPYQMKLRDKGIYYTKLIDEIGAQMNINDFTDVPLTGKYLLGYYSQRQALYTKKEKNEEES; translated from the coding sequence ATGAGTTATTTACGTGCTTTGTATAAAACCTACGAAGAAAATGAAGCGCAAGTAGGCGAAATTTTCTCGAAAGAAACAAAAGATAAAAAAGTGCTTGAATATACACTACTGCCCATTTCACATACAACTCAAACCGCACATATTGAAATGATCATTAATCTTGAAGGTACACTGTATGACGCAAAAGTAATAGAAAAAATCAATACGATTTTACCGTTTACAGAAAGCTCTGGCAGTCGTTCAGGAAAAAATTATGTATCTCATATGTTACAAGATAAGCTGATGTATGTAGCGGGCGATTATGTTGCTTTTACGCAAGAAGAAGATAAGAAAGATGCACATTTATATTATTTAGAACAGCTCGGAGAATGGTGTAATTCGCCCTATAGTCATCCGCACGTACAAGCAATATATGAATATGTAAAAAAAGGAACGCTCATTCAAGATTTGGTGGAGTGCTCTATTTTACACCTTACAGATGCAGGACTATTGCGTTCAAAATGGGATACAAAGCAGGATGGGGACAAGCCACCTATTTTCCAGATGCTTGCAGGTGCACAGGAAAGCGCTTTTGTTCGTTTTAATGTTCATGTACCTGGAGATGTAATTGATCCTGTTTGGAGTAATAAGGATATTTATAATGCCTATAGTCAATTTTATAATACAAAGCTGCAAGAAAGTGATATTTGTTATGTGACAGGTGAATATTTACCATTTACCGTGCGTCACCCTAATAAGTTACGTAATTCGGGTGATAAGGCTAAGTTAATATCAGCAAATGACGGTACTGGTTTTACATACCGTGGTCGTTTTAAGGATAGTTTTGAAGCGGCTAATATTAGCTATGATGTTTCGCAAAAAGCGCATAATGCATTAAAATGGCTGATTGAACGGCAAGGAAAGCATGTAGATGGACGCATTTTCCTTGTATGGGGCTCAAAAAATCCTGATATGCCATATGTAGCTGATGATTTATCAAGTGATGTTTTTAAAGGCTTGAATTTCTTCTTGGAGCAACGTGATGCGATGCTTTTGCAAAAAGCGGATACAAAAAAGGTTTTAGCCGACCAGCATAGCCAAATTATTAGCGGCATCAAAAAGAATATGGATATTCAGGAACATGATGATGAAAAGGTATATATATTAACGCTTGATGCAGCAACACCAGGACGATTGGCAGTACTTTATTATCGGGATTTAGATATCAAAGAGTATTTTGCTAAGCTACTAATCTGGCATGAGGATTGCAGCTGGCGTCATACAAGGAAAAAGAATGATGAATGGGTGCAGTACTTCGGATCTCCATCCTTTTATACAATTGCACATGCCGCATATGGTCCGAGACCTAGTGATAAGATTGTCAAAAGTGTCATGGAGCGAATGCTGCCTTGTATACTTGATGGACGGAAAATTCCAATTGACATTGTACGTAGTTCGATTACACGCGCCTCTAACCCACAATTTTACAACCAAGCGTGGGAGTGGGAACAGGTACTAGGAGTTGCATGCTCACTGGCTAAAAAACATTACTATGACAAAGAAGAGGAGGTTTATACTGTGGCACTCGATACTACAAACCCAGAGCGTGATTATCTATTTGGTCGTTTACTTGCGGTTGCGGATGTATTAGAACGGAATGCGTTAGGTAAAGAAGAGAACCGACCAACAAATGCCTTACGTTATATGAATGCATTCTCTCGACACCCAGCAAGAACATGGTCTACAATTCAGCGTAATCTACAACCTTATCAAATGAAGCTAAGAGACAAAGGGATTTATTATACAAAGCTTATTGATGAAATTGGTGCGCAAATGAATATTAACGACTTCACCGATGTACCACTAACTGGTAAATACTTACTTGGCTACTACAGCCAGCGACAAGCACTGTACACAAAAAAAGAGAAAAATGAAGAGGAGAGTTAA
- a CDS encoding SDR family oxidoreductase, which translates to MRILVLGATGRVGSQIVSLALRDEHIVTALVRNPNKLNVSNVNLHIIQGDVLEKEDIENALSNVDIVISALNTDGTNTLTKSMPLILDAMKKVNVKRIITIGTAGILQSHLTPSILRYQSSESKRKSTFAAQEHHNVYNLLTKSDADWTIVCPTYLPDGEYTGNYRIERSFLPENGVEISVADTAEFAYQQIHSKEYLKSRVGIAY; encoded by the coding sequence CTGAGGATTTTAGTTTTAGGTGCAACTGGGCGCGTGGGAAGCCAAATTGTTTCCCTAGCGTTACGAGATGAACATATCGTTACAGCTTTAGTGCGAAATCCAAATAAGTTAAATGTAAGTAATGTGAATTTACATATTATTCAAGGTGATGTGCTGGAAAAAGAAGATATAGAAAATGCCCTGTCCAATGTAGATATTGTGATTAGTGCTTTAAACACGGATGGTACCAATACATTAACTAAAAGTATGCCACTGATTCTTGACGCAATGAAAAAAGTGAATGTGAAAAGAATTATAACTATTGGAACGGCAGGCATTCTCCAAAGTCATCTGACTCCAAGTATACTACGATACCAATCGAGCGAATCAAAAAGAAAATCAACCTTTGCAGCACAAGAGCATCATAATGTCTATAATTTATTGACGAAATCTGACGCGGATTGGACAATCGTCTGTCCTACATACTTACCGGATGGCGAATATACGGGCAACTATCGTATCGAACGAAGCTTTTTACCTGAGAATGGGGTTGAAATATCTGTAGCAGATACGGCAGAATTTGCCTATCAACAAATTCACAGCAAAGAATATCTGAAATCGCGTGTAGGTATTGCGTACTGA